A window of the Astyanax mexicanus isolate ESR-SI-001 chromosome 22, AstMex3_surface, whole genome shotgun sequence genome harbors these coding sequences:
- the ap3m2 gene encoding AP-3 complex subunit mu-2, producing MIHSLFLVNSTGDIFLEKHWKSVVSRSVCDYFFEAQERATEPENVPPVIPTPHHYLISVLRHRIYFVAVIQSEVPPLFVIEFLHRVVDTFQDYFGVCTEAAIKDNVVVVYELLEEMLDNGFPLATESNILKELIKPPTILRTVVNTITGGTNVGEQLPTGQLSVVPWRRTGVKYTNNEAYFDVVEEIDAIIDKSGSTITAEIQGVIDACVKLTGMPDLTLSFMNPRLLDDVSFHPCVRFKRWEAERILSFIPPDGNFRLLSYHVSSQNLVAIPVYVKHNITFREGSSQGRFDLTLGPKQTMGKAVESVLVSSQLPRGVLNTSLNPSQGTYTFDPVTKLLTWDVGKINPQKLPSLKGTMSLQAGASKPDENPTINIQFKIQQLAISGLKVNRLDMYGEKYKPFKGIKYMTKAGKFQVRT from the exons ATGATCCACAGCCTGTTCCTGGTGAACTCCACGGGGGATATCTTCCTGGAGAAGCACTGGAAGAGCGTGGTGAGCCGCTCGGTCTGTGATTATTTCTTCGAGGCTCAGGAACGCGCCACGGAGCCGGAGAACGTCCCGCCGGTGATCCCCACGCCCCACCACTACCTCATCAGCGTCCTGCGCCACCGCATTTACTTCGTAGCCGTGATTCAGAGCGAGGTCCCGCCCCTGTTCGTCATCGAGTTCCTGCACCGCGTCGTCGACACCTTCCAG GATTATTTTGGCGTGTGTACTGAAGCTGCTATAAAGGATAATGTGGTGGTGGTGTACGAGCTGCTGGAGGAGATGCTGGATAACGGATTTCCTCTCGCCACCGAATCAAACATCCTAAAAGAGCTGATCAAACCCCCCACCATCCTCCGTACCGTCGTCAACACCATCACAG GAGGTACTAATGTTGGTGAGCAGCTCCCCACGGGTCAGCTCTCTGTAGTTCCCTGGAGACGCACTGGAGTTAAATACACCAATAACGAGGCTTACTTCGACGTGGTGGAGGAGATTGATGCCATCATCGACAAATCAG GTTCTACCATCACAGCAGAGATCCAGGGGGTTATTGATGCGTGTGTGAAGCTGACGGGAATGCCTGATCTAACCCTGTCATTTATG AATCCTCGGCTGCTGGATGATGTGAGTTTCCACCCGTGTGTTCGGTTTAAGCGCTGGGAGGCCGAGCGGATTCTCTCCTTCATCCCTCCGGACGGAAACTTCCGGCTGCTGTCCTATCACGTCAGCTCTCAGAA TCTGGTGGCGATTCCGGTGTACGTGAAACACAACATCACGTTCAGGGAGGGCAGCTCTCAGGGTCGGTTTGATCTGACGCTCGGGCCGAAGCAGACGATGGGGAAGGCGGTGGAGTCGGTGCTGGTCAGCAGTCAGCTTCCCCGCGGCGTCCTCAACACCAGCCTCAACCCCTCACAGGGCACCTACACCTTCGACCCCGTCACCAAG ctgTTGACGTGGGATGTGGGGAAGATTAACCCCCAGAAGTTGCCCAGTCTGAAGGGCACCATGAGTCTACAGGCCGGAGCCTCTAAACCCGACGAGAACCCGACCATCAACATCCAGTTCAAAATCCAGCAGCTCGCTAtctcag GTCTGAAGGTAAATCGGTTGGACATGTACGGAGAGAAATACAAACCTTTCAAAGGAATCAAGTATATGACCAAGGCGGGGAAATTCCAGGTCCGGACCTAG